The Thermococcus sp. M39 genome window below encodes:
- a CDS encoding metal-dependent transcriptional regulator: MEISKREEEYLEAMYLLYKKKGVIRVKDIAKKLRVRPPSVVDALKKLSEKGLVEYEKYDRILLTEKGREIAEKTYSKHLLLTEFFINILGIPPEIAEEDACQFEHYVHEITAERIREFAKYIQEQCPYVIKQFIKEHIEKEEKSKDTSKIEEVKDKHTS, translated from the coding sequence GTGGAGATTAGCAAAAGGGAGGAGGAATATCTCGAGGCAATGTATCTGCTTTATAAGAAAAAGGGTGTAATTAGGGTTAAGGATATTGCCAAAAAGCTTAGGGTAAGGCCTCCAAGTGTCGTTGATGCTCTTAAAAAGCTCAGTGAGAAAGGCTTGGTGGAGTATGAGAAGTATGATAGAATTTTGCTAACTGAAAAAGGAAGAGAAATTGCAGAAAAGACTTATTCTAAGCATTTGCTGCTGACAGAGTTTTTTATAAACATCCTCGGCATTCCTCCAGAGATAGCTGAAGAGGATGCCTGTCAATTCGAGCACTATGTCCACGAGATTACAGCAGAGAGAATCAGAGAATTTGCAAAGTACATTCAAGAGCAGTGTCCTTATGTAATCAAGCAGTTCATAAAGGAGCATATAGAAAAGGAAGAAAAATCAAAGGACACCTCCAAGATAGAGGAAGTAAAGGACAAACACACCAGCTAA
- a CDS encoding NCS2 family permease, which yields MDAVRDVEIGVKRNKNWFEEYFDFAHHNTDLRTEILAGITTFMTMAYILFVNPAILSDAIGKDAIPSLVTATALSAGLATILMGLYAKKPFALAPGMGLNAYFTYGVVKGMGYSWQVALAAVFVEGLIFIALTLTKVRSAIIHAIPLSQKYAIGAGIGLFLTIIGMQEAGFVVDSPATLITFGAQNVAKPEFWLALFGLFLAAVLISRGIKGALLISILTTTVIGIALGITPAPDKLFAMPTLSHTFLQMDLKGLLSVGAIGVVFAFFMVDFFDTLGTITGLSAKAGFLTKDGKVPDAEKVLLTDAIGTTVGAVLGTSTVTTYIESAAGIEEGGRTGMTALVTGALFLVVGLFISPIASVIPAYATAPALIIVGYYMLSAIKGVDFSDPTEAIPAFLVLVTIPFTYSIADGIGMGFISYAIIKTLSGRYKEVHPLLYILAGVFVLYFLYLGGVL from the coding sequence ATGGACGCTGTTAGAGATGTAGAGATTGGAGTGAAGAGGAACAAAAACTGGTTTGAAGAGTACTTTGATTTCGCTCACCACAACACTGACCTCAGAACAGAGATTTTAGCTGGAATAACAACCTTCATGACCATGGCCTACATCCTCTTCGTTAACCCAGCGATCTTAAGCGATGCTATTGGTAAAGACGCAATTCCTTCATTAGTCACAGCAACAGCCCTTTCAGCTGGTCTAGCAACTATCCTCATGGGTCTATACGCAAAGAAGCCATTTGCATTAGCTCCGGGAATGGGACTCAATGCTTACTTTACATATGGTGTCGTAAAAGGAATGGGTTACTCATGGCAAGTGGCTTTGGCTGCCGTTTTTGTGGAGGGTTTAATATTCATTGCACTAACCCTTACAAAAGTGAGAAGCGCTATTATACACGCAATTCCACTCTCACAGAAATACGCAATTGGTGCTGGAATTGGTCTGTTCCTAACAATCATCGGAATGCAAGAGGCTGGTTTTGTTGTTGATAGTCCCGCTACATTGATAACTTTCGGCGCTCAGAACGTTGCAAAGCCAGAGTTCTGGTTAGCTTTGTTCGGCCTCTTTTTGGCAGCAGTCCTCATCTCAAGAGGCATCAAAGGGGCTTTGCTAATCTCAATCCTTACAACAACAGTAATTGGAATTGCTCTCGGAATCACACCGGCTCCTGATAAGTTATTTGCAATGCCAACACTCAGCCACACATTCCTCCAAATGGATTTGAAAGGTCTCTTAAGTGTTGGAGCTATTGGTGTTGTCTTTGCATTCTTCATGGTGGACTTCTTCGATACATTGGGCACAATTACTGGATTAAGTGCGAAAGCTGGCTTCCTGACAAAGGATGGAAAAGTCCCAGATGCTGAGAAGGTTTTGCTAACAGATGCAATAGGAACAACAGTTGGTGCTGTCTTGGGAACATCAACAGTCACAACATACATTGAAAGTGCAGCGGGTATAGAAGAGGGCGGAAGAACAGGAATGACAGCTCTAGTCACTGGAGCACTGTTCTTAGTTGTGGGTCTCTTCATTTCACCAATAGCAAGTGTTATTCCAGCCTACGCAACAGCGCCTGCTTTAATTATAGTCGGCTACTACATGCTGAGCGCCATTAAAGGAGTTGACTTCAGCGACCCAACAGAAGCGATTCCAGCATTCCTGGTTCTCGTTACAATCCCATTCACATACTCAATAGCAGATGGAATAGGCATGGGTTTCATAAGCTATGCAATCATAAAAACATTAAGCGGAAGATACAAAGAAGTGCACCCACTACTATACATCTTAGCTGGTGTGTTTGTCCTTTACTTCCTCTATCTTGGAGGTGTCCTTTGA
- a CDS encoding DUF373 family protein, which produces MAIDRDDDFGVKAGVKGPVIGREACIDAALKLSLADPEDSDANVVYAAVKLYDELKGSGEFEDVEVALITGHHNVGVKSDLELSKQLDEVLKVFPADGVIPVTDGAEDEQIFPIITSKVPIISSRRIVVKQSESIETTYYIIYKYLKEILSDPEVAKVFPGIPGLILLLYGAARLISVKYPQSAQIVSATVTGTILFIVGSYFFMKGFRIHISLKETITKGFIEFISVIAGLLIMIAGAINAYLNLEYIAIEKLGGLPGTQLIAVLLYLNILKTPFVIGLGVMVLGKILQAYLRKDSHIWYYITGLLLLPALWITIDLTTLYAMSTISPYLLQFFRKVVIAIADVIIGTLIGIYLREKVKGWEKIEIGKSPEGV; this is translated from the coding sequence TTGGCAATTGATAGAGACGACGATTTCGGTGTTAAAGCTGGAGTAAAGGGCCCGGTTATTGGGCGGGAAGCATGTATAGACGCTGCTCTCAAGCTCAGCTTAGCTGATCCTGAGGACAGCGATGCCAACGTTGTTTATGCTGCTGTTAAGCTCTACGATGAGCTTAAAGGGAGCGGTGAATTCGAGGACGTTGAAGTTGCTCTTATCACTGGCCACCATAATGTTGGTGTAAAGAGTGATTTAGAATTAAGCAAACAGCTTGATGAAGTTTTAAAGGTTTTTCCAGCTGATGGAGTTATTCCCGTCACAGATGGAGCCGAAGATGAGCAGATTTTCCCAATTATAACTTCAAAAGTCCCGATAATAAGTTCTCGTAGAATTGTTGTTAAGCAGAGTGAGAGCATTGAGACTACTTATTATATAATATACAAGTACTTGAAGGAAATTTTGAGCGACCCAGAGGTTGCTAAAGTTTTTCCGGGCATCCCAGGTTTGATACTCCTTCTCTATGGGGCAGCTAGGCTAATCTCGGTTAAGTACCCTCAAAGCGCTCAAATTGTTTCGGCAACAGTTACTGGGACAATTCTCTTCATAGTTGGTTCCTACTTCTTCATGAAGGGATTTAGAATACATATTTCCTTAAAAGAAACCATAACAAAAGGCTTCATTGAGTTCATATCAGTTATAGCAGGCTTGCTTATAATGATTGCTGGTGCCATAAATGCATACCTCAATCTGGAGTACATAGCAATAGAGAAGCTCGGTGGCTTGCCAGGAACTCAGCTGATTGCTGTTCTGCTTTATCTGAACATACTAAAAACTCCATTTGTCATTGGGTTAGGTGTGATGGTGTTGGGAAAGATTCTGCAAGCATATCTGAGGAAGGACTCTCACATCTGGTACTACATTACAGGTCTGCTTTTACTCCCAGCTCTCTGGATTACCATTGACTTGACGACTCTTTATGCAATGTCCACGATATCACCGTATCTGCTGCAGTTCTTCAGAAAAGTTGTGATTGCGATAGCTGATGTTATTATTGGAACCTTAATTGGTATCTATCTTAGAGAGAAAGTTAAAGGATGGGAGAAAATTGAAATTGGAAAGAGCCCTGAAGGAGTATGA
- a CDS encoding ABC transporter ATP-binding protein, whose product MVSVELREILKILGDFRLEIKGLKAKEGEFLTLLGPSGCGKTTTLRIIAGFEKPDRGEVLFNSKVMNEIPPYERNIGIVFQDYALFPHMTVFKNIAFGLELRKLPREEIEKKVRWALKLVGLEGFENRYPEQLSGGQQQRVALARALVIEPEVLLLDEPLSNLDAKIRERLRGEIKRIQKELSITTIYVTHDQEEAMAISDRIAVMNDGRIEQVGKPLELYYNPKTEFVAKFLGLSNILELEAENGKACLGKLCFNVGREGKVRVFFRPESVYITEGDFAEIVNYELLPGRIRLRLSIEGKEIIAERFLDELPFRVENIPKRVGVQVKSFALL is encoded by the coding sequence ATGGTGAGCGTTGAGCTTAGAGAAATCCTCAAGATACTTGGAGATTTCAGGCTTGAAATAAAAGGCTTAAAAGCTAAGGAAGGAGAATTTCTGACGCTTCTCGGTCCTTCTGGATGTGGAAAGACAACGACTCTTAGAATAATAGCCGGTTTTGAAAAGCCAGACAGAGGCGAAGTTCTATTTAACAGCAAAGTCATGAATGAAATTCCACCATATGAGAGGAATATCGGGATAGTTTTCCAAGACTATGCACTCTTCCCACACATGACTGTTTTTAAGAACATTGCTTTTGGTTTAGAGCTCAGAAAGCTCCCAAGAGAAGAGATAGAGAAAAAAGTCCGCTGGGCCCTAAAGTTGGTCGGCTTGGAAGGATTTGAGAACCGCTATCCAGAGCAACTCAGCGGAGGACAACAGCAGAGAGTCGCACTTGCGAGAGCTTTGGTAATTGAGCCAGAAGTTCTGCTTTTAGATGAACCATTGAGCAATCTCGATGCAAAGATTAGGGAGCGCTTAAGAGGGGAAATAAAGCGCATTCAAAAGGAGCTGAGCATAACAACGATTTACGTTACTCATGATCAAGAAGAAGCGATGGCAATAAGCGACAGAATCGCAGTGATGAACGATGGAAGAATTGAACAAGTGGGAAAGCCACTGGAACTCTATTATAATCCAAAAACAGAGTTCGTTGCAAAGTTTTTAGGATTGTCAAATATTCTTGAGCTTGAAGCTGAAAACGGAAAAGCTTGTCTCGGAAAGCTGTGCTTCAATGTTGGCAGAGAAGGAAAAGTAAGGGTATTCTTCAGACCTGAGAGTGTTTACATAACTGAAGGAGATTTCGCTGAAATTGTTAACTATGAACTATTGCCCGGAAGGATAAGATTGAGGCTTTCCATTGAAGGAAAAGAGATAATAGCTGAGCGCTTTTTAGATGAGCTACCCTTTAGAGTTGAAAATATTCCAAAAAGAGTTGGTGTGCAAGTAAAATCATTTGCTCTCCTCTGA
- a CDS encoding P1 family peptidase, with protein MKAPDLGIKIGFYEHGKRNSIADVKGIKVGHVTLIKGEGKLIPGKGPVRTGVTVILPHEGNIFKEKLLANVFVMNGYAKPVGLTQIRELGTIETPIALTNTLSVYTVADALTDYMLEQNEDIGVTTGSVNPVVLECNDSYLNDLRGKHVKKEHVFEAIKNASEDFEEGSVGAGTGMSSFEFKGGIGSSSRVVEIEGKKYTVGALVLNNFGKREDLTIAGVPVGWELRDYPGRGKPSKGSIIMILATDAPLTARQLYRLAKRAVVGLARTGGYAYHGSGDIALAFSTAQRIKHYQREEFEIKMLPDARLNRLFKAAAEATEEAIINSLLQAKTMTGRDNHIRYALPHDKLIEIMKKYGRLEK; from the coding sequence ATGAAAGCTCCAGACTTGGGAATTAAAATTGGATTTTACGAGCATGGAAAAAGAAACTCAATCGCTGATGTTAAAGGCATTAAAGTTGGCCATGTAACCCTAATTAAAGGAGAGGGAAAGCTCATCCCTGGAAAAGGCCCAGTTAGAACAGGAGTCACTGTTATTCTGCCACATGAGGGGAACATCTTCAAAGAAAAGCTCTTGGCGAATGTCTTTGTAATGAATGGCTATGCAAAGCCCGTAGGATTAACTCAAATTAGAGAACTCGGCACAATTGAAACTCCCATAGCTTTGACAAATACTTTAAGCGTTTATACTGTTGCCGATGCTCTAACTGATTACATGCTTGAGCAGAATGAAGATATAGGGGTTACAACTGGTTCAGTTAATCCCGTCGTTTTAGAGTGCAACGATTCCTATTTGAACGACCTCAGAGGAAAGCATGTGAAAAAAGAGCACGTATTTGAGGCAATAAAAAATGCAAGCGAGGACTTTGAGGAAGGTTCAGTTGGAGCAGGAACAGGGATGAGCTCCTTTGAATTTAAGGGTGGAATAGGTTCTTCTTCAAGAGTCGTTGAGATCGAAGGCAAGAAATACACGGTAGGTGCTTTGGTTTTGAACAATTTTGGAAAGAGAGAAGATTTAACAATTGCTGGAGTTCCTGTCGGCTGGGAGCTTAGAGATTACCCGGGAAGAGGGAAGCCGAGCAAAGGGAGCATCATAATGATCCTCGCAACAGATGCTCCGCTGACAGCGAGACAGCTCTACAGATTAGCCAAGAGAGCAGTGGTTGGTTTAGCAAGGACTGGAGGCTATGCCTATCATGGAAGCGGTGACATAGCCCTGGCATTTTCAACAGCTCAAAGGATAAAGCACTATCAAAGAGAGGAGTTTGAAATAAAAATGCTCCCTGATGCAAGGCTTAACAGATTATTCAAAGCTGCTGCTGAAGCAACGGAGGAAGCGATAATCAACTCTCTGCTCCAAGCAAAGACAATGACTGGAAGAGATAACCATATACGCTATGCCCTCCCCCATGATAAGCTAATTGAAATCATGAAAAAGTACGGGAGATTAGAAAAGTGA
- a CDS encoding UPF0147 family protein has protein sequence MSDVEERINQIIQVLKEQVVQDTIVPRNIRRAAEEAIEHLMDRSKEPAVRAADAIAILEEISEDPNMPLHTRTIIWEVLGALEQIQ, from the coding sequence ATGAGCGATGTCGAGGAGAGAATAAACCAGATTATACAAGTTCTTAAGGAACAAGTTGTTCAGGACACAATCGTTCCAAGAAATATTAGAAGGGCCGCTGAGGAGGCAATTGAGCACTTGATGGATAGAAGTAAAGAGCCCGCTGTTAGGGCAGCCGATGCCATTGCAATTCTTGAGGAGATTAGTGAAGATCCAAACATGCCTCTCCACACAAGGACCATAATTTGGGAAGTTTTAGGTGCTCTAGAGCAGATTCAGTGA
- a CDS encoding iron ABC transporter permease — MRTKLILIIPITFLILFFYLPLISIIHEGLWDNGFTLKYLKAVLSNSYHRRIILFTIEQALASTLLTLALGLPGAYIFAKYDFPGKSFVKAILTVPFVMPSIMVALGFILLFGKQGFFTQLIGRDLEILYSWKAILIAHAFYNFPVVVRMVSSLWQRINPHYEEVAMSLGAKRFTLFRKVTLPMLLPGIFASSMLTFIFCFLSFSIPLILGGYKYATIEVDIFTSIMTLLDFKVGSALAIIQITLSFAFMYIYIKSLDMYAKAEEQRIFRKPQKLTLRELASLKGLLIGIYSLVVFIFIISPLLAVLYDSLIFQGKFSLEWYRRVFSAKYNPIFGANTLIAIKNSLLFGFSAVLLSTTIALIIAYALHRWQFKGKNVFEALVMLPLGSSAITLGLGYIRTFHKPPLELLGTWYIIVFAHTIIAYPFVLRAISAVLKKIKPNLKEAALSLGAKEWQAFLKVELPLALGGIIVGAIFAFAISIAELGATYMLYQPEYTTITIAVYRFLSARQWGSASALSVILMIVSAVSFMIIERIGEEIW, encoded by the coding sequence ATGAGAACAAAGCTCATCCTGATAATCCCGATAACATTCCTAATCCTCTTTTTCTACCTCCCCCTCATCAGCATAATCCATGAAGGGCTCTGGGACAATGGATTCACACTCAAATACCTCAAAGCTGTTCTCTCAAACAGCTATCACCGAAGAATAATCCTTTTTACCATTGAACAAGCTTTAGCCTCAACTTTGCTCACTTTAGCTTTGGGTCTGCCTGGAGCTTACATCTTTGCAAAATATGACTTTCCAGGAAAGAGTTTTGTAAAGGCAATTCTCACTGTTCCCTTCGTGATGCCAAGCATAATGGTCGCTCTTGGTTTTATCCTACTCTTTGGAAAGCAGGGCTTCTTTACACAGCTCATTGGAAGGGATTTGGAAATCCTCTACTCTTGGAAAGCCATTTTAATAGCTCATGCCTTCTACAACTTTCCCGTCGTAGTCCGAATGGTCTCCTCCCTTTGGCAACGCATAAATCCCCATTATGAAGAAGTCGCAATGAGCCTTGGAGCTAAGAGATTCACGCTTTTTAGAAAAGTTACTTTGCCAATGCTTTTGCCCGGAATCTTCGCATCCTCAATGCTTACCTTTATCTTCTGCTTCCTGAGTTTCTCTATTCCACTGATTTTAGGAGGTTACAAGTACGCCACAATTGAAGTCGACATCTTTACCTCAATCATGACTCTGCTGGATTTCAAAGTCGGCTCTGCCTTGGCTATAATTCAAATCACCCTAAGCTTTGCATTCATGTACATCTACATTAAAAGCCTCGACATGTATGCGAAAGCTGAGGAGCAGCGAATTTTTAGAAAACCTCAAAAGCTGACGTTAAGAGAACTGGCGAGCTTAAAAGGTTTATTAATTGGAATTTACTCCCTGGTTGTATTCATCTTCATAATCTCACCCCTCCTAGCAGTCCTTTATGACTCCCTAATTTTCCAAGGCAAATTCAGCCTTGAGTGGTATAGGAGAGTATTCAGTGCAAAATACAACCCAATCTTTGGAGCTAACACTCTAATTGCAATCAAAAACTCGCTCCTTTTCGGGTTTTCAGCTGTTTTGCTCTCGACAACAATCGCTTTAATCATAGCCTATGCCTTACATAGATGGCAGTTTAAAGGCAAAAATGTCTTTGAGGCTCTGGTAATGCTACCCCTCGGCTCTTCGGCCATAACTCTTGGTTTGGGTTACATAAGAACCTTCCACAAGCCCCCGCTTGAGCTTCTTGGCACTTGGTACATCATTGTTTTTGCCCACACAATCATAGCTTATCCTTTCGTTTTAAGAGCAATCTCGGCCGTGCTGAAAAAGATAAAGCCAAATCTAAAAGAAGCAGCATTGAGCTTAGGAGCAAAAGAGTGGCAAGCTTTTCTTAAAGTTGAGTTGCCTTTGGCTTTGGGAGGAATTATTGTCGGTGCAATTTTTGCTTTTGCAATCAGCATAGCGGAGCTGGGAGCAACATACATGCTTTATCAACCTGAATACACGACAATAACTATAGCAGTCTATAGATTCTTGAGTGCAAGACAGTGGGGAAGTGCATCTGCTCTATCTGTCATTTTGATGATTGTCTCAGCAGTGAGCTTTATGATAATTGAGAGGATTGGTGAGGAGATATGGTGA
- a CDS encoding deoxyribonuclease IV, with the protein MKIRIDRLRFGTAGIPLSTPKPSTITGIQRVRELGLDAMELEFVRGVNISPEMAKKIKYVAQKHDVLLTAHAPYYINLNAAEKSKVEASKKRIIQSAERLHEAGGWSVVFHAGYYLKQPPETVYEKVKNEIKDIVKQLQDKGIEIWIRPELTGKPTQFGELRELIKLSQDVEMVLPAIDFAHAHARHKGKLNTTEEWREMLALIEQELGREALDNMHIHISGIHYTEKGEKHHLNLQESDLRWEDLLKVLKEFKVKGVVISESPNIEGDAILMKKKYEQIRV; encoded by the coding sequence ATGAAGATTAGGATAGATAGATTAAGGTTTGGAACAGCTGGGATTCCGCTCTCAACACCAAAACCCTCAACTATCACTGGAATTCAGCGAGTTAGGGAGCTTGGCTTAGATGCAATGGAGCTTGAGTTTGTGAGAGGGGTAAATATCTCCCCTGAAATGGCAAAGAAGATAAAGTATGTTGCTCAGAAGCACGATGTCCTTTTAACGGCTCATGCTCCCTACTACATAAACCTCAACGCTGCAGAGAAAAGCAAGGTTGAGGCAAGCAAGAAGAGGATTATTCAGAGTGCTGAACGTTTGCATGAGGCTGGTGGCTGGAGCGTTGTGTTTCATGCTGGCTATTATCTAAAACAGCCTCCAGAGACTGTGTATGAGAAGGTTAAAAATGAAATTAAGGACATTGTCAAGCAGCTCCAAGACAAGGGAATAGAGATTTGGATAAGACCAGAACTCACTGGAAAGCCAACCCAGTTTGGTGAGCTCAGGGAGCTGATAAAGCTGAGCCAAGATGTGGAGATGGTATTGCCGGCTATAGACTTTGCACACGCACATGCAAGACACAAAGGAAAACTTAACACAACAGAAGAGTGGCGGGAAATGCTTGCTCTGATTGAACAAGAACTTGGAAGAGAGGCTTTAGACAACATGCACATCCACATAAGCGGAATTCACTATACAGAGAAGGGCGAAAAGCATCATTTGAACCTTCAGGAGAGTGACTTGAGGTGGGAGGATTTGCTTAAAGTACTAAAAGAGTTCAAAGTGAAGGGTGTTGTTATAAGTGAAAGTCCCAATATTGAGGGGGATGCAATTTTGATGAAGAAAAAATATGAGCAGATAAGAGTTTGA
- a CDS encoding aldolase, protein MSQLIKSILVKYSRLAHERGLTAAFGGNLSILFNGKIFIKATGAVMDTMTEQQVAVIDLNGKQISAVKPSSEWRLHLFIYREREDIRAIAHLHPPYSIVASTILKGELPIITPEAEIYLKKIPIAEFKPAGSEELAREVAKYIKKYDAVLMERHGIVTVGKSLREAFYKAELVEESAKLWYLTRGESKR, encoded by the coding sequence ATGAGCCAGCTCATAAAATCTATCCTCGTCAAGTATTCACGCTTAGCGCATGAAAGAGGGCTAACTGCAGCTTTTGGCGGAAATCTGAGCATCCTCTTTAATGGAAAAATCTTCATAAAAGCTACTGGGGCTGTTATGGACACCATGACAGAGCAGCAAGTGGCAGTTATTGACTTGAATGGAAAGCAAATCTCAGCTGTTAAGCCTTCATCAGAATGGAGGCTTCACTTGTTTATTTACCGCGAAAGAGAAGATATCAGGGCAATAGCTCATCTTCACCCCCCATACTCCATTGTTGCCTCAACCATTTTGAAGGGAGAACTACCGATAATAACCCCAGAAGCAGAAATCTACCTCAAGAAAATCCCAATTGCAGAGTTTAAGCCAGCAGGGAGTGAAGAACTCGCAAGGGAAGTTGCAAAATACATCAAAAAGTATGATGCCGTTTTAATGGAGAGACACGGAATTGTTACAGTGGGAAAAAGCCTAAGGGAAGCGTTCTACAAGGCGGAGCTCGTTGAAGAAAGTGCAAAGCTGTGGTATTTGACTAGAGGAGAGAGCAAAAGGTGA
- the cobO gene encoding cob(I)yrinic acid a,c-diamide adenosyltransferase, whose translation MSESWKKKLGLVHVYTGNGKGKTTAALGLALRMLGNGGKVIIIQFMKAPKVYGEYFMAEKCGYVIESYGLPKFVHGKPEEDDIQAVKRALERAREVVKSGEWDLVVLDEICVALGFGMLDVEEVKELIKSKAPNTELVLTGRYCPEELFELADYVTEMREIKHPYQKGITARKGVEY comes from the coding sequence ATGAGTGAAAGCTGGAAGAAAAAGCTTGGTTTGGTTCACGTATACACGGGTAATGGGAAGGGAAAAACTACTGCTGCTTTAGGTTTGGCTTTGAGGATGCTTGGTAATGGTGGTAAAGTGATCATAATTCAATTCATGAAGGCTCCGAAGGTTTATGGGGAGTACTTCATGGCTGAAAAGTGTGGTTATGTGATAGAATCCTACGGTCTGCCAAAGTTTGTTCATGGAAAACCAGAGGAGGATGATATTCAGGCAGTAAAGAGAGCTCTGGAAAGGGCTAGGGAGGTTGTTAAAAGCGGTGAGTGGGATTTGGTGGTTTTGGATGAAATATGCGTTGCTCTTGGCTTTGGAATGCTTGATGTTGAGGAAGTCAAGGAGTTGATAAAAAGCAAGGCTCCAAATACTGAGCTTGTTTTAACGGGTCGCTACTGTCCAGAAGAGCTCTTTGAGCTAGCAGACTATGTGACTGAGATGAGGGAAATAAAACACCCCTATCAAAAAGGAATTACAGCTAGAAAGGGTGTTGAGTATTGA